The genome window GCCACATCTCCTCCCCActcctttctgcagggatcacttacTCCCTCTGACTTCCTTGTCTGCTCAtccttcctcctctcctctctcctccccacccgtCCCTGACTGTAGGATCCTTTCCCTGCAGCCACAGGAGGTTCACTGCTTGTTCTTACACTACCATCGATAATCTAAATAGCCTTTGCAGGTGAGGCAGATGAACGCACACCTCATCTACattcagtgctcccgatgtggccagTGAGACCAAATGCAGATATTGGCCTAATTAGTAGAGCTGGCCATCTGAGCTAAGTGCTCTGTGTTATTtcaattccccttcccattcctgcAGTGACCTGTCCATCCTTGGACTCCTCTACTGCAAACTAGAGGACCTAACTCGAGGAAGTTTGTAAGATTTACAGCTGAAATCAGATGTGGCctttgaggaaaataaagaaaggcTGAATGATCTCAAAATAGGAAGGCTAAAAGGGGCCATGAAATGTCCTTTGCTGTAGGATTGAAGGAGTTTTCTTACCTGCATTAAAAAGCGAGAGTGATGAGGGAGATGGTACGACTGTTCAAGGATAAAGGAGAGAATTTATGCTTGGAGGCCAGAGTGCTGGGGAAATAATAAGTTCTGTCAGCATTCTGATTTGCTAGGGCATTTTGAGGTTGCGTTGGGGCTCTTGGAAGAGATTTGGGATGGATAAACACCTAACATCTGATGAGACTTGACCCACACTTTTATATTTCGTCTGGCCACTGGTGAGGTCCAAGGGGACCGGAGAGTTATCCGTGTTTTTcctgtttaagaagggaaaggGGGGATAATTCAGAAAGTAATAGGTGATTGCTGAGGGTAAGGAATTGGATGTTTCCTGCTTGGAATTTagtaagcatttgacaaggtccctcttgGTAGGCTGATCAGGAAGATGAAGGTGATTGAGATCCATGGTGACTTAACCGTTTCAAATTGGAGCTGGCTTGCTCAATGAAGGCAGGGTCCGGTCCGACAGAGGGGTTTATTCCGactggagatctgtgaccagtggtgttccaaagggattagtgctgggacctctgctatttGGATGAAAACATAGGTCGGGTAGTTAATAagcttgcaggtgatacaaaaatTTTAGTATATAGttttgggcagagaaatggtgGGTGGTGATTAATCCAAGTAAGTGAGAGGAGTTGCAGTTTGGAAGTCAAATATTAGGGGGacatgttgtaatgtgagcaaaGTCACCGCAGAGAGAATGAAGCTAATGGATACAGAAGTGATTTATTTAACGAAGACAAGCAGAAGGCATCGAATTGAGACCCATTTAGGGGGGAGAGGCCTGTATGACCTAATATCACATGTTATTTTGTatggacaattctatatttattatgtattaacagtgcttcctttgaattacatataactttCACACTTCCTCTTTCGGACCCACACTCCAAACacccaaaataaatgttaatcggcattgtctggtttttcaaTTAACTGCTGTTCTCTACTGTccatttaatctacagtccacattcaggtctgaaggttggttgctgaagttaatgttTTGCTATATACCTCCCGAGTCCAGAATATGCCCCAACAACAGAACCCTTAACAGGACTGATGGACAGATAGATCTCGGGATTTAAGTCAATAGCTCCTGAAAGTAGCCACACAAGCTGGTAGGGTCATAATTCCTGCCGTTGCCTGTgaagagtctgtacattctccccatgactgtgtgcgtttcctcccaaagatgtactggttggtaggttaattgttcattatgaattgtcctgtcattaggctagggGTAAATCGGAGGTTTCTGGGCAgtgcggcttgaagggcctgttccacactgtatctcgattttaaaaaaagtgagaggTGCTTGCCTTCAATGCTAGGAGCATAGGGTACACAAGTGAGGAAGTTGTGGTACAGTTGTATAAAACCTTGGTTAAACTGCATTTAGACTATTATATGTAGATggtctttttcccaaggctgaattGTCCAATACTAGAAGGCAAAGCCTAAAGGTGAGAGTAGGTATGTACGTTTCACACCCAGTGGTGGGTGCAGGAATGAGCTGCCGGGGGTGGGAGTGAAGGGTTGTGTGCAGGAGGCTTTCAGATTTACAGGAGGTGTGAAAACCCGGCAGAtaaaggcagcatctgcagagacagAACAGATTTGCGATGGCCCGAACTGTGTTCTTGCACATTTTCATTTTCTGTGCTTTTCATTTTCTGTAGAAATCATGTGGGGAAGATTTCCTCTCCTCCAGCCTACCTGACCTCGCCATCACAGGGTTGGACACTGGAGAGATTCTGGGAGCTTTCCACAGTTATGTCGATCAGACCATAATCTCCATCATTGAGGACTCCTCATCAGCAGAGGTTAGTTCAATTGTGAAACGGTGCCTGTGGGCCTGGGGATGTGACACAGGGGCTGTCATCTCATCCTGCCAGTTCCAGATCTACACAAGCCCTCATTGATTCTGTAGTTTTGGGCGAAGAAATTCCTAATCTGGATTATCTccttttactgtaatttatttctgGATAAGTGCCCAGGGTGTGTTCTGACTAGTTCAGTGTAATGCAGTGTCCATTTGTTTTGATTGCTGACACGTCAATACACTAACTCCTTGTTTTCTGGCAGTCCACATATTTGTGAGGAGGGTAGTACTGGGTCTGGAGTGGGAGATGTGGGGGAGGTCTGGTGGTCGGAGAACGTAGGAGGGTTTTGCATCCAGGGCTGAGTTGGCAGTGTGGGTGTCTGTAGGGGCGGGGTGCACTGCCTGCCCCAGTGTTTATTTTGACAGTTGTTTGTATATTTCAGTGGCGTACTGATTGTTATGCTCCATTCGATCTTGCAGGGAAAGTATGTTCTAGTGCTGTGTAATGCAAGGGAAATGTGATGtaaaagggagggaggagtgtcGGTAGTCACATCCAGCACCACCGGCTTCCTGGGGCTTGCAAATCCCAAGTTTTACAGAGGCTTTTGCAGTTGTGTGGAGCCCTGTGATCCTAGCATGTCTATACCTGTGAGAAAGACGCTTGTATGTTGTCAGCCGCTGTCCAAGACTGACACTTGCTCACCGTGACCTGTTTCCAGAGTAAATGCCCATTAGACGAGGAGAGCGAAGCAACGTTACTGACGGCCCTAACTGAGATTCTGGACACTGTCGATGATGAAAATCCCTCTCCGTTTGACACACTTCCTGACAATGAGCTGTTTGCCTCGCCAAAGGGTGTCCGTGAAGGGCCGCTGAGGGTAAGAGTTCTCTCcttgctgcctccttcccttttcctcccTTCACTGTGCCCGTCTGGGCTTGCTGCCCTTTGGGTCCTTGCCCCTCTTTGGACTGGTGCCACTGCCCACTTTCGGTCACcctggtgtgtttttttttgctgtcttgCAGGTAGGGAGATGCTCGTGGGCCTCTTTCCCAGACTCGGAGAAGGACCTCTTCAAATGTGTGGACGCGGCCGTTCCTCAGGATGTCTCGTGGACCTCCGAGAAGACTGCCGATGAAGACTGCTTTGGGATGGAGAGTTTGTCGGACCACACTGCTGACACAATTAGCGGTGTTGCAGATGTATCCAAACCTGCCATTGAAATCCTGGACCTGCAGCTGGATCAACAGCTGGATTCTGTTGGTTTCGAGGACAGTGTGACCCTTGTGTTTGACCAGAATTCTCCTTGCGTCATCAATGTCGAGCATGTTTCCCTGTCTGACCTGGTCAAGTATGTTCACCCTTATTGCCTGCCCTCCGAGGACAGCACGGACTCCCCAACCAAAGCTGTCACGTTGGATGTCGAGATGGTCCAAGAGGGGGAGTTGCTGGATCTGGATCTGGAAGGTCCGGCAACCTTGTGTGGAAGCCCCCAGCGTCCTTCAGGCACACCACTCTCCACGGCTGGTGAGAAGCCTACAGCAGCTGGAGACCCTGCCCCAGAGGGTCTGCCTCACTCCCCGCCGGGTCAGCCTGTTGTGCCTGTAACCTCCCCAGAGCCGGAGCAGCCACCAGCCCCAGTGAGAAAGAGGGGACGGCCGAGGAAAGTGTCCAAACCCGAGGAGAAGGCAGCGGTGGGAATGCAGCGGGGCCGAGCTGAGGGCCCTGTCACGCGCTCCAGTCTGCGGCGACAATTACAACCCGAGTCCCAGGACCAGGCTTGGCCTGTGGGGACTAAGGGACCACAGACCAGGCTGAGAGCTCGGGACAGGAGAGACCTGGGTGCTGAGCCTGGGTCCAGGCTCCGAGGGAGCAGCAGGGTCAGGGCTGGGGCTGTAGGTGTCCATCCCGGGTCAGAGGGAGGAACTGACAGCCAGGAGGGAGCGGCAGTTTCAGCTGATGGCCCTGCTTGCACCTCCCCTGTGGTCCTTCCCCCTGTCATGCATCCGTCTGTATCTCCACTGACTCCCCCTCCTGAtccttctccctctgtctccatgGGTTCCAACCCTCCTGCCTCCATCTCTGTACCTTCCCCACCCTCCAGTGCCCCTCCTGTCTCCCCACTGGCCTCCCCTCCTAaaccctctccctctgtctccccacCAGCTTCCCTTCCTGaatcctctcccactctctccccactggcctcttctccctctctctccccactggcCCCCCCTCCtaaaccctctccctctctctccccaccagcTTCCCTTCCTGaatcctctcccactctctcccctcctaaACCTtcttcctccgactccccaccagtTTCCCTTCCTGAGTcctctcccgctctctccccaCTGGTCTCCCCTCCTAACCCCTCTCCCTCCGACTCTCCACCAGCTTCCCTTCCTGAATCCTCTCCTGCTGTCTGCCCTCTGGCCTCCCCTCCTAaaccctctccctctgtctgccCTTTGTCTGCCTCTGCATGGTCCAATCCCCCTGCCTCCAGCTCCGTAGCTTCCGCACCCTCTAACACTCCTCCCTTTGTACCTCATCCTTCGCTCTCCCCACCGGCCTCCCCTCCTGAATCCTCTCCCTCAGTCTCCACGCCAGCCTCCCCTTCTGACCCTTCTCCCTCTGTGTCCCCTCCTTCTGCCTCTCCACTTTCCATCCAGCCTCCCTCCATACCAGCTGCTTCCCCTCCTACCACTGTCCCTCCGGCAGTCAGCAGCCCCCTGCCCAGCGAACCCCGCCTGCGCCCCATTAGCCTGGAGCAGTACCGGAAGCGGCAGCGAGCAGGAGCCTCTTCGGGGCCCCGGGACCCCCGCCCAGCGTCTGGGCCCAGCCCTGGAGCCTGGCCTGTCGTCCCCATCACTTCCATCGTCCAGGGTGAGCTCAGTGTCCTGCCGCTGGACAACCTGGGGTCTCCCTTGAGCCCAGCACCCTCGGCCCCACCGGCTATCCCAAAGGGGCAGGGGCTAGGCCACAGACCCATTCCCCTGCCCCACAGTCAGCCCATGGCGCGCTGGGCTCCACCGCCTACACACAGCCCCTCCCAAGCCCCTGACACAGTCACAGTCTCAGTCTCAGCCCCGCCCCAGGCTCCCGCCTTACCCCCCAACCCGGGTTCTGTTGCAGCACCAGCCCAGACGGGGTGGGGCCAGACACCCAACCCATTGCACACACAGCAGACGCAGAAGCCGAGTGTGTGCCAGACACCTGGTCCAGGGCAGACACCCAGCCCGGCCCAGATGGGATGGAGACAAACACTGGGCCTGGTGCAAACCGGGCAGCCCCATACACAACAGTCCCTGAAACCAAGCCCGTGCCAGACGCCCAGCGCAGCCCAGACATCTGCCCCTGCCCAGGCAGGATGGGTTCAGACATCCGGGCTGGTCCAGACAGCCAATCCGAAACTGACACGGCAGGACCAGACACCCAGTTCAGCCCAGACAATCTCACTGGGAGCTACTGCAGTCCGTGGCCAAGTGCTGAGTGTTCAGCAACTTGTCCCAGCCTTTCTCCCTGGTGGGGGTCCTGCCTCGGTGCAGGCTGGTGTATACACAGTGACACAGGGTAAACTGAGCCCTGCCCCAACACCTCCCCCTGGGGGAAATCCATCCCCTGTGCAGACTGGTGTATGCACAGTGACACAGGGTAAACTGAGCCCTGCCCCAGTCCCTCTCCCCAAGGAGATTCCAGCCTCTCTGCAGGCCGGTGTATACACAGTGACACAGGGTAAACTGAGCCCtgccccaacacctccctctggggGAAATCCATCCCCTGTGCAGGCTGGTGTATACACAGTGACACAGGGTAAACTGAGCCCTGCCCCAACACTTCCCCCTGGGGGAAATCCATCCCCTGTGCAGGCTGGTGTATACACAGTGACACAGGGTAAACTGAGCCCTGCCCCAGTCCCTCTCCCTGGGGGAAATCCATCCCCTTTGCAGGCTGGTGTATACACAGTGACACAGGGTAAGCCAGTTCATGCCCCAGTCCCTCTCCCCAAGGAGATTCCAGCCTCTGTGCAGGCCGGTGTATACACAGTGACACAGGCCAAACTGGGCCCTGCCTCGGTCCCTCTCCCCAAGGGAAATCCAGCCTCAGCCCCTCTCCCTGAGGGGAGTCCAGCTTCGTTGCAGGCTGTGACGCAGGGTAAACCGGCCCCTCCTGCTTTGGCGCAGGCTGGTGCCTACACAGTGACTCTGGGTAAACCAAGTCCTACCCCAGCCCCTCTCCCTGAGGGAAATCCAGCTTCAGTCCCTCTCCCGGGGGGAAATCCAGCTTCGGTGCAGGCCGGTGTATACACAGTGACACAGGGTAAACCAAGCCCTGTCCCAGCCCCTCCCCCTGGGGAAAATCCATCCCCTGTTCAGGCCGGTGCCTACACAGTGACGCAAGGTAAACCAAGCCCTGCCCCAGCCCTGCTCCCTGTGGAGAGTCCAGCTTCATTGCAGACTGTGACACAGGGTAAACCAGCCCCTCCAGCTTCGGTGCAGGCTGGTGCCTACACAGTGATGCAAGCTAAACCAAGCCCCGCCCCAGCCCCTCTCCTGGGGGGAAATCCAGCTTCGGTGCAGGCCAGTGTATACGCAGTGACACAGGGTAAACCAAGCCCTGTCCCAGCCCCTCTCCCTGGGGGAAATCCATCCCCTGTGCAAGCCGGTGCCTACACAGTGACACAGGGTAAACCAAGCCCTGTCCCAGCCCCTCTCCCGGGGGGAAATCCATCCCCTGTGCAGGCCGGAGCCTACACAGTAACACAGGGTAAACCGAGCCCTGCCCCAGCCCCTCTCCCAGAGGGGAGTCCAGCTTCGATGCAGGCCCGGGTCAACACAGTGACGCAGGGTAAACCAGCCCCTCCAGCTTCAGTGCAGGCCGGTGCCTATACAGTGACACAGGGTAAACCAAGCCCTGCCCCAGCCCGTCTTCCCAAGGGGGATACAGCCTCTGTGGTGAGGAACTCACCAGCACTACTGCCCCGATCCATACCCACGCAGCAACAGTGCAACAGGACAGCTGATGCAGAGCAGGTCGGACAGCACCGCAGCTCCTCCCTGCAGGAAGTTCTGACAGAGGACGGCACTAAAGGTGAGTGGGTGTTAGAGGGAGTATTTACTGTCTACCTGGTGGACCTGACTTACCCCTTGGGCAACCTGTTCCCAACCTCTTGCTCCCAGCTGCTGCAGACACTGTCGGGCTGGTGAACTGCAGAAGGCATCACAGTTGTGTTAATGGCCATCAGCAGGAGGTGACTGGGGCAGAGAAGAGTGACTGGTCTGTCCCAGCAGATCTCTGCCCTCGAGTTGGGGATGGCTCCACTTCTACCATTGTCTGTTACTGACTGTTCTAACTTACTGAGGGAGGGAAGCAAGCACGATGTATGGGATTAAAGGTTGCAGTAGGTAGGTTGGAGGGCCATGGGGGAGTTGGCTCATGGGAAGCTCTGGGAGCGGCTGACTTTGGGAATGGCGTAACAGCTGATCCTGGGAGTTCAAGGTTGAGACTGTCTGCGGGTGGGTACTCTGCAAAGGGGAGTGACAGACAGTCTCTCTGCTCCCGGCAGGTAGAGAGGAGAGGGTCGGGAGTGGTGAAGGGGCCTGGGGGTATCGAGGGATTTTGGAGTGACTGATATTCTCCGACCTCGGCGGTATTGGGGGAGGGTTTTGTGGAGAAGAAGGTGTGGAGGGATTTTGGAGTGATGGACTATCTCTGCTCCCGGCAGGTAGAGAGGAGAGGGTCGGGAGTGGTGGAGGGGTCTGGGGGTGTAGAGGGATTTTGGAGTGACGGACTATCTCTGCTTCCGGCAGGTATCGAGGCTGCGGATCTGATGAGTTTGTTGGAACAATTTGAAGTGAATGAGGGTAAAGTAGCTCCAGTTTACTGttggggaggagggtggagatCGGATTGCGTCGGCTGGCGATTTGGGACCGGTTGGGTTGAGGGcctgagtggtggggaggggCTCGGGTGGGGTTGGGATGAGAAGACAGAGTGGGGAGGTGGTGATTGCAGGGATGGTCTGGCCTAACAGCTGTGTTTCTATTGCAGTGAACGAATGGCCGTCTCCTCCAGGCAACACTAGGTGAGTTCAGAACGGCTGTGCCGTGATCCCAGAGTGGTGGGAGTCGGTGGGAACTGAGGGTGACGGGGTTCATGGAGAGGCTGACCTCTAATTTCTCGTGCCTCCAGGGTGACTGAGCCAGATGGCAAGATCTTCCTGGATCAGGTCTTTGGAGTAGAACTGGCGGGTACAGCTGGTGAGTCCGTGGTCCTCATGGAGGTGGAATGGGTGGCTGtgaggggggatttggagtttATAATggagtggggtgaggggaggttAGTTGGGGGGAGGGTCTGCCTCGTGAGGGGCCGGGATGTCGTCTCGCTGTCGTGGGTGAGATCCTGtttgtgtgggggagaggtgCTGGGGGAGTTGTTGATGGTGTATCCCTGCAGACTTGCTTCTTCTGACGGTCTGTGTGTGCTTGTAGGTCTGACGCCCCCGGCCACCCCCCCTTACCAGCACTGGAAGTCTGTCTCACCAGCCTGTCGCCAGCCCCTCCAGGGCTCTCCACCACAGACGTTGAGGTTCACCGAAGTCAAGCATCCGGTGCAGAACAGGGGCAGCAAGTGTGTGGAAGCCCGGAACCAGGCCGGGACCTCGGCCGCGCATGTGGGAACGCATTTCGTGACGAAAACCACGGGTGTGGCAACACAATCTGTGACCGGTACCTCAACCACATATGTGGGAACACAGTCCATGACAGGTACCTCGACCACATATGTGGGAACGCAGTCTGTGACCAGGGCCTCGGTCGCCCATGAGGACAcacagcccatctccagagcctcaGTCACGCAGATGGATGTTCAGTCTGGGACTAGAACATCGACCACACATGAAGGAACACAGACCAGCTCGCTGACCACGCGTGTGGGTgtgcagtccatgagcaggacaGTGTCCACTCCGGCCCCAGGCTTTGGTGACCATGAATATTGCCTGCCCAGTGTTCCGACTGGACATACTCTGCCACACAAGACAATCCCACCGCCTGGAACGAGGCCCAATGTTGCCTGTCGTTGGAATGTGAAGCGGCAATCGAGTATCACCATCAAACCCATCACCTTATTGAACCATCGAGCCTCTGGGCTACAGAAACAGGGAGTTGAGAGCTCGTGTACTGTGCAGGAGCTGCCCAGGGATGGGGTACCCTCTGCTGGAGCGAGAGAAGGCTCCCGGACTTGCTCCCGGACGCTGGAGAGTGCGAGCATTGGCCTAGAGGGAGGAACCTGGACTCCGTCCCTCAGTGGGCctgaagaatgcagaggagagcCCTCTGGTTCTGAAAGGGACTGCAACAGGACTCAATCCTCCCCCTGCTATCGTCGGGAGTACTCCAGCTCCTCCAGCTCCAGATCCCGATCCCGTTCCCGTTCTCAGTCTCGGTCTTGGTCCCGGTCCCCGGCCCGGAAGCGGAGACGGTGAGGCTTTAATGAGAATTTTCAGTTGTTAATATTCCctgggggggtggtgttggggaGAAGCTTTCCATATGTAGGTTTAATCTTGCATACGGTTGGGATGCATGGTGGCTGTGCTGTTGTGGGGAAGGGGCGGGGGGTCACGTCACAGATACAGGCACTCGGGCAGCGTGGAAAAAGACACTTCACTCAAGGTGTCCAAGCCGGCCTACATACTCCAGTTTACTCcgatcctacattaatcccaattTCTCCTCCCCACATTCCTGTTGACAAACCCACACCCCAGCACCCACTGATCCCATCCCTGTGCACTTTTTGGATGTGGaagcaaaccagagcacctgggaaaTCCCGTGTGATCACCAGGAGGGTGTATAGACTGTGCCACTGTGTCAGGGTCAGGAGTGAACCTTGGTCTCTGGGGTTGCAAACGCAAGGAAGCTTCTGTGCTTTGTTTAAGGCCAAGATGGAGACTGGATTGGGCACAAGAGTACAGATGGTTGTGCTGGAGAGAGGTTGTGAAGATTCACTTGGATTGGACTTCAGTTCCAGTGAGAGGTTGGATCGATCGGTGAATGGGGCTGAAGATGATGTGATAGAGGTTTTTAAAACTAGATCAGGTAGATAGTCATTCCCCGTGGCAGGGCTTTCATTACAAgaggatttaaggtgagaggaaggtgggTTAAAGGCGGATCTGAGGGGTACATTTTTATGCACAGGAATGGTTACTGTCCAGAAGGCACTGCCCGAGCAGATGATCTAATTACATGTAGCAGACATTACAAGACAACGCTGAAATATGTGAGGTATAGAGGATGGGGTCTTGCTGTGGGCTAATGGGATTGGTGTAGTGAGGCAGAATGATCACATGGGCGCCATTGGCTATATGGCCTATCTCTGTGCAGTATGACTGAATGAGAGGTGACTCGTGTGTGTGTCTGGATTCCCACAGGGTTGTTTCTGCAGCTCGGGGTAGCTTACTGAAATGCAGTTTCATTACAGAGAGTACACTTCCTCCGACCCAGTCTCTAACCTTTCAGTgtctccgtctccactgcatctgtttgcAGGATGAGGCCTTCACCCCAGGCAACAGGGATAGGATTCCCAGGTCCCTGCCTTTCACCTCACCAGACTACACAGTTACCACGTTACTTCTTGTCCTTTCCATCAGTCACAACATGACCTCATCGCCAGCTGCACCCttacctcccctcctctctctgccttctgcagagaCTGCTCTCTGCATGACTCATTCGCAGAGCATGGAGAAGGCCTTTGCTCCATGACAGTCGTGTCTGCCTGGagccagaccacagccctccatacctcacCCATGTACCTGTGGAAGTCGAGTCCGGATAAAGTCACTCAGTGACCAtataagtacaaactctttattcaaCGCACCCAGGGCTGATTCAGTTAGTCactcaaacaggaacagtctgtCTGTGACTGTTCCTGTCTGATCCACCAACTAACTAACCATCCCCCTCACAACACAGATATATTTCTTCAGATACCTCCCACACAAGACAGGCTGGAGTCAAAGTTATTCACTACATGACAGTCCCGaaagacaaattacaaaataggcGTAATGTACAGAACATACAGAAACAGGCTAGGGTGGCCCGATCTCTACGCATGAGTGCACAAGGAGATAAACATCCTGAAACCCTAGCTAGCCACTTTCAAGAAGAAATATGGCTTAGCACATCTGTTCatcatcagcagtttctttcagaaaaacagGCTGCTATTGTTAATCCTTTTACATACTTTATGGGCCACAATTCACCTGGTCCAACCTTGCTGCTACATCCAGTGCTCTCAATGTGACCTCCATGggtgccacagccaagaaagctcaccgacACCTCGACTTCCtcgggaggctaaagaaattgagCATGTTCTTATCGACTCGTACCAATCTTTATTGATGTGGGACCATTGAAAGCATTCTACCCGGATATacctgcccatgactgcaagaacCTGCAGAGTTGTAGGCACAGCTCAGCACCTTACAGAAACCGGACACCCCTCTATGGCTTCTCTAAGATTCTCACTGTTCCTTAAAGCAGCCCACGTAATCAATTATCTACCCACCTTGGACATcctcccattaggcagaagatgtAAAACCACGTACCATCAGAATCAAGGAAAGCTTCaatctgctgttataagactattggatGGCTccctacaataagatggactcttgacctcatcttgtaccttattgtttacctgcactgcactttctctgcagctgtctcactttattctgaattgctactgttccacctcaatgcactgtaatgatctgatcagtatgaacagtctgcaagacaaacttttcactgtatattgATACCcttgcaataataaaccaatttcaattccagcactgggACCCACAGTTCCACTGCAGGGTGtagtgaattgatctgtatgaatgacaagcttttcattgtacctctgtacacgtgacaataataaagcaattccaaTTCATCAGCATTGGTGAGAGCAGACACTGACTGGCACCTGTACTCCATCTGCTGTGGCTGCCTAGAGCTCCTGATTGccggccaccccccccccccccatttttttcTCCGATCTGCCGACCCTTGGCCACCTCACAAATTAGAGGAACAGCCCTTGACATTCCCCCTGGTAGGTTTGCCACTCAATGGCATGAACACTAAATCTCCTCACTTCCTCCTGGTCTCCCAAGGTCCTCTCTCACACATCATTCTCATCCGGCCCTGCTGCCCCCAATCTCATTCTGAACCCCAAGCCCCACAACCCCTCCCCCGGCGTCTCTGCCCTCTCCATCTACCCCTCACCCacacctggatgaaaatgtagatgttagtaagtttgcaggtgatacgaagattggtgtgGATGGCATAGAAGACTGGCGAAGAAtacagagggatatagatcagttgtggTTGAGGGCAGACAAATGGCAGATAAGAGTTTAAGCTCGCCAAATGTGAGATGTtacaggtcaaatgtaaagagacagttcgctgttaatggcaggacccttaacagtATTGAGTAGGGGGATCTTGGAATCCAAGTtgatagctccctgaaaatggctacccaggtcgatagggtggttaaggaggaatatgacatgcttgcctttaatagttgaggcactgagttcaaaaatcaggaagttatgttgcagttttataaaactagttgggctgcatctggagtgttgcatacaatt of Mobula hypostoma chromosome 19, sMobHyp1.1, whole genome shotgun sequence contains these proteins:
- the pprc1 gene encoding peroxisome proliferator-activated receptor gamma coactivator-related protein 1 is translated as MAARLATVSRTRARGRDRCLGPQQAAWDSIPTKSCGEDFLSSSLPDLAITGLDTGEILGAFHSYVDQTIISIIEDSSSAESKCPLDEESEATLLTALTEILDTVDDENPSPFDTLPDNELFASPKGVREGPLRVGRCSWASFPDSEKDLFKCVDAAVPQDVSWTSEKTADEDCFGMESLSDHTADTISGVADVSKPAIEILDLQLDQQLDSVGFEDSVTLVFDQNSPCVINVEHVSLSDLVKYVHPYCLPSEDSTDSPTKAVTLDVEMVQEGELLDLDLEGPATLCGSPQRPSGTPLSTAGEKPTAAGDPAPEGLPHSPPGQPVVPVTSPEPEQPPAPVRKRGRPRKVSKPEEKAAVGMQRGRAEGPVTRSSLRRQLQPESQDQAWPVGTKGPQTRLRARDRRDLGAEPGSRLRGSSRVRAGAVGVHPGSEGGTDSQEGAAVSADGPACTSPVVLPPVMHPSVSPLTPPPDPSPSVSMGSNPPASISVPSPPSSAPPVSPLASPPKPSPSVSPPASLPESSPTLSPLASSPSLSPLAPPPKPSPSLSPPASLPESSPTLSPPKPSSSDSPPVSLPESSPALSPLVSPPNPSPSDSPPASLPESSPAVCPLASPPKPSPSVCPLSASAWSNPPASSSVASAPSNTPPFVPHPSLSPPASPPESSPSVSTPASPSDPSPSVSPPSASPLSIQPPSIPAASPPTTVPPAVSSPLPSEPRLRPISLEQYRKRQRAGASSGPRDPRPASGPSPGAWPVVPITSIVQGELSVLPLDNLGSPLSPAPSAPPAIPKGQGLGHRPIPLPHSQPMARWAPPPTHSPSQAPDTVTVSVSAPPQAPALPPNPGSVAAPAQTGWGQTPNPLHTQQTQKPSVCQTPGPGQTPSPAQMGWRQTLGLVQTGQPHTQQSLKPSPCQTPSAAQTSAPAQAGWVQTSGLVQTANPKLTRQDQTPSSAQTISLGATAVRGQVLSVQQLVPAFLPGGGPASVQAGVYTVTQGKLSPAPTPPPGGNPSPVQTGVCTVTQGKLSPAPVPLPKEIPASLQAGVYTVTQGKLSPAPTPPSGGNPSPVQAGVYTVTQGKLSPAPTLPPGGNPSPVQAGVYTVTQGKLSPAPVPLPGGNPSPLQAGVYTVTQGKPVHAPVPLPKEIPASVQAGVYTVTQAKLGPASVPLPKGNPASAPLPEGSPASLQAVTQGKPAPPALAQAGAYTVTLGKPSPTPAPLPEGNPASVPLPGGNPASVQAGVYTVTQGKPSPVPAPPPGENPSPVQAGAYTVTQGKPSPAPALLPVESPASLQTVTQGKPAPPASVQAGAYTVMQAKPSPAPAPLLGGNPASVQASVYAVTQGKPSPVPAPLPGGNPSPVQAGAYTVTQGKPSPVPAPLPGGNPSPVQAGAYTVTQGKPSPAPAPLPEGSPASMQARVNTVTQGKPAPPASVQAGAYTVTQGKPSPAPARLPKGDTASVVRNSPALLPRSIPTQQQCNRTADAEQVGQHRSSSLQEVLTEDGTKGIEAADLMSLLEQFEVNEVNEWPSPPGNTRVTEPDGKIFLDQVFGVELAGTAGLTPPATPPYQHWKSVSPACRQPLQGSPPQTLRFTEVKHPVQNRGSKCVEARNQAGTSAAHVGTHFVTKTTGVATQSVTGTSTTYVGTQSMTGTSTTYVGTQSVTRASVAHEDTQPISRASVTQMDVQSGTRTSTTHEGTQTSSLTTRVGVQSMSRTVSTPAPGFGDHEYCLPSVPTGHTLPHKTIPPPGTRPNVACRWNVKRQSSITIKPITLLNHRASGLQKQGVESSCTVQELPRDGVPSAGAREGSRTCSRTLESASIGLEGGTWTPSLSGPEECRGEPSGSERDCNRTQSSPCYRREYSSSSSSRSRSRSRSQSRSWSRSPARKRRRYYRRRSRHSRHSSRSDSRSSSRSRSFSRSNSRSTSGSRSRSRSPQRCSVRMSYFTDEFDPYDVGPRDRYHYSRRQAHEHKISRRRELAIEERRVVYVGKIRNGMMREELRRRFEVFGEIEDCNIYFRTQGDNYGFVTYRYTCDAFAAIENGQSLRRPDELPFDLCFGGRRQFCKTNYADLDSSHSDVSSYSSKSKFDSVDFDTLLKQAKRSLRR